The Fusarium fujikuroi IMI 58289 draft genome, chromosome FFUJ_chr05 DNA segment ATTGCGAGTGTCAGTAGTACTCAAGAAACCGTTGGAAAGTCCATACCTATGCTTCCAGGCTTCATTCGCTGAGACTCTTTGATAGCACTGTCAAGGAGCTTCATCTTGAAAAGCGTTGTTTTCTTCCAACCTTCTTCacgaagaagttgaacaaCTTCCTGTCTAAGAGGCTCGATATACTCTGGGTGGCGACCAAGGTCAATCATCGTTTGCTGGAGGAGATCATACGTCGTATGAATTGCCAGAAGAGAGAGCGTAAGCTGGAAGATCACGGGGTCAAACGAGGCCCCTGTGCCTGCAGCTTCTGCCTCCTGTTCCGACCAGTCAATAGCGTCGTGGAACACAGGCAGAGGCTGACCAGCTGCGATCGCAGCTCTTCGAAGCTCACGGCGGCGCTCAATCAGTGGCGTAATAATACCGATTGCATCCTTGCGCTCCTGTCGAAGCTTTCTGCATTCGGGGAGGAACCAGTGGGCGAGAGGACGGATCGATCGAGGAAACATTCGGAGGTTGGTAGATGCAGTGTAGAAGTTGGTGGTGTATGTCTTTGTGATCTTCAGCCAAGCTTCGTTGCGGCATAGTTGGTCGCCGAGATAGATTCTGGACGAGATGCGGGCGATGATGTCTAGAATTGCGGGCTTGAGGCGTATCGCTCGCCATTCTGTATTTTTGGTGGGTTAGTGATAGCTCTTGGCTGATGAGCATCGGAAAGAGACTTGCCTGTTGTCTCTCCAAAGTTGAGCGACACTGCGAGGGTGGACTCTCTAGATAGTGGCTCTATGACAgcggcttcttcttgttagTGTATGGTCCTCACTCGCTAGGGATGAAAGGTCTCACAAAGATGCTTGGTCAACTGCTTTCGGGCCACCTTCTGAATAAGTTGGTCTTCACGACCCACCAGGGCAACAGTCTCAAAGCCAGGTATTCCAGCATGATTATCCTATGGCACAAGGTTTTGTATTCAGCGCTCCAGAAATCCAAGGTGTTGTTAGGGGTACTTACCTGCATCGCCGCCTTGGAGAAGCTCAGTCTCGGATCATTTCTAATCTCATCTGCAAAGTCTGGGGGGAGAATGAGAACCTCACCCCAGTCCGTAATCAAGCGAAATGGCTCATTAGGGAACAAGCTCCTCGCTTTAGCGAGAATTTCTCTACTAAGCTTGACAAAACTCCTCTATAGACAAAGTCAGTTTCCGCTTGGTTGTCTCGTCAACAGATGGTCAGACCCTGGTTTTACCGGTGCCGAACAGTGAGTCGGGCGGGTTCGCAAGTGGCACCACTGAGCCCTTGCGCAATTCTAGCCAAGAGAAGCGGATTGCCCATGGGACTAAAGTAAAGACGAATATGGCGATGTAGAAGGGCAAAAGTTGGCTACCCGCATAGCTGGTGATCATATTGAAGATGCTCATTTCGGGTACAATGTTggacttgttgaagaagacgttcaagagaagaagctaAGTCAGGTAGTCTGGGGAAGAAGCCGTAGTCTCAGCAGAATATTTGGAGAAATGGATGGGCATCAGAAGAACCCTCACAAAGGAACATTGAGGGGGAAATTGACCAGCGAGCGCATGAAGCTACGTATACCATGTCGGTGATATCGCTCGAGACGCCGTCGCTTTCTCCGTATGCTTCGGAATCATCATTCGGATTTAGGAAAGACACAGGAGCCATGCATTCAGCTTCATCTAGTGCCCCTCCATAGATACAAGCAGAAGTGAGGGTGTCACGTAtcaggtggtggtggtagagAGAAGTGCCGAAAGCCGGACTGCCACCAAGTTCGATCAAAAAACCTTCCGCGGACCTCTGCGGCCAggtctgaagaagaagaagaagaagaagaaggtccaGGCCACCAATCGACCATGCAAGTTGAAGTGTACTAACCCATCGTGTGCTAAACACGGTCTACCAAGCTTGCTTCGTTGAACTCGCTAGGAACAAAGATACGGAGAAATGTTAATTGTGGCGGGGACGCCGGGTAGATTTCCGCAACGGGGGTAGAATGCCGGTGTTGTGCCCGGCAGAGAGTACATGAGCTAAAATCTCGACTCTTTGACCCCTTGGTTGCCTCTTTCTAGTAGCTGCAGATTAGAAGACATGTACAATTCCCAAAGGGGAATTGGGCCTGGGATCAGAACGAGCTGAAACAGGGAAGCGAACGAGGTCAGAGAAGACTCAAGGTTGTCGAGTCAGGATCATGCCAACATCTAATTCTCGATGTACGCAGGTTGAGATTAGCAGATGCGCCGTGTCAAAAAAGGAATTAGTTCCGATGTACAAGAGAGGAGGTGCAGTGTACGGTCGGCACTTGTTTGGCCTATAGGCGTGGTCCCGTATATGCATAACACCCTCCATATGGAGATATAAGGTTTTGGCTAGATGCAGGGTAGGTAGCATCGGATGCAACATATCCCGCACGATCCTCCTCGCCTACGAAGCTGCTGTGTGGTTATGACGCGATAGGATGCCACTTAGTGAAATACGGAGATAAACAAAACACACTTAATTGGCTCGCTTGATAGGCTGACGCTGCGTATGCACTCGGCTGTTAGAGTTCTGACAAAGGTCAATCATGCCTGATCATCGAGGTCttatcttggtcttgatgggaGGAAGCC contains these protein-coding regions:
- a CDS encoding gibberellin cluster-C20-oxidase; amino-acid sequence: MSIFNMITSYAGSQLLPFYIAIFVFTLVPWAIRFSWLELRKGSVVPLANPPDSLFGTGKTRRSFVKLSREILAKARSLFPNEPFRLITDWDFADEIRNDPRLSFSKAAMQDNHAGIPGFETVALVGREDQLIQKVARKQLTKHLYIIARISSRIYLGDQLCRNEAWLKITKTYTTNFYTASTNLRMFPRSIRPLAHWFLPECRKLRQERKDAIGIITPLIERRRELRRAAIAAGQPLPVFHDAIDWSEQEAEAAGTGASFDPVIFQLTLSLLAIHTTYDLLQQTMIDLGRHPEYIEPLRQEVVQLLREEGWKKTTLFKMKLLDSAIKESQRMKPGSIVTMRRYVTEDITLSSGLTLKKGTRLNVDNRRLDDPKIYDNPEVYNPYRFYDMRSEAGKDHGAQLVSTGSNHMGFGHGQHSCPGRFFAANEIKVALCHILVKYDWKLCPDTETKPDTRGMIAKSSPVTDILIKRRESVELDLEAI